AGATGTCTGAGCCCATCTGTTGGTCATCATACACAACATAAGCTTTCTCAATGATATTGCTGGCAAAAAGCTGCATACCAACAGCAGAGCCTAAAGCATCCATGTCAAGATTGCGGTGGCCAACCACAAAAACCTGATCCACACTCTTGATTTTATCCGAAATAGCTGTCATCATGGCTCTAGTACGCGTGCGCGTACGCTTAACAGATGCAGCCGTTCCACCACCGAAGTAAACTGGATTCTTGGTCTCGTCATTCTCTTTGACAACCGCTTGGTCACCACCCCGAACCTCTGCTAGGTTAAGATTGAGGAGCGCTGTCTTACCAATTTCATCATGCTTGCCATCCCCGTAAGAAAAGCCCATACTAAGCGTCAGAGGAAGTTTTCGATTCTTAGCTTCTGTCCGAAATTGATCAATAATCGAAAATTTACTATCCATCAGTTGTTCCAAAACCGTATAATCCGTAAATAGATAATAGCGATCCATCCCCACCCGACGGTAAAACATGTGAAATTGATCAGAAAACTCTGCAACAAAGTTGGCAACAAAACTGTTGACATGGCTGATATCCGAGTCTGAAACGGCATCTTCCAAGTCGTCATAATTATCAACCGAAACGATACCGATAACTGGCCGCGTTGTAACTAGTCCAACTGTCGCTTCATACTCATTTGATGCATCAAAAAAATACAGGACGCTAGAAGCTGAATCAAAATAAACAGAATATTGATTATCTCCCACTGTTGCATAACTACCCGCTTTTGAAGCAGCAATGTGGATAATTTCCTGCAGGAGATCGCTATCTAGCTCACCCTCATCCGTTGTAAAAATCAATTCAGCATACGGATTGAACCAGTCCACATCTCCACTGTTTTCATTGATTTTAATCACACCAACTGGCATCTTATCCAACAAAGAAGCTAAACTTCTCTCTGCTTGATGATTGACATAGCGAATCTGCTCAAGCTCGTCCAATTCGGACATTCTCTGCTGCTGAATAAATAGCCCAACCAAAAGCGCCAGCACTATGAAAAGAGAAGCCAGCATAGCAAAACTATCACCAAAAAGGCGCAAACAAATAGCTAATATGATAAAGGAAGTAACCCCCGCTATTGCCAAGTGGCTTGGGGCAAAACGAATTTTTTTCATTAAAAAACCTCTTATTGCGCCATTTTACCATATTTTCTTAAAAAAAGCGAGTTTTCACTGCCCTTGGACACTTGTAAAGCAAGACAGAGTCAAGTCGCTAGGATTCTTTTCAGATAAGAACTTGTAAATCGCTTTCAGACCCTGTAAACATTGTAAACTTTAGGATTTCAATAATTGACAACTTGTGTAAACTTTGTTTTATATCAAGAGTTTCTTTTGTCAACCACCGTTTACAAAAGTGTAAACCATACAAAAACGCACCCTCTTTTAAGACAGTGCGTCGATAGCTTATCATTTTGCTTGATTTTTAGAAATGCTTCTAGATTTACCTTCCAAATAAACCATCAAAATAGAAATATCTGCTGGATTGACACCCGAAATACGACTAGCCTGACCAATTGTTTCTGGATTGATTTTCTTAAACTTCTGTCGTGCTTCTGTCGCAATCGAGTCAATATCATCCCAGTCAATATTGGCTGGAATCCGCTTCTCTTCCATACGCTTCATCTTTTCAACCTGATCAAGAGCTTTGGAAATATAGCCCTCGTACTTAATCTCTGTCTCAAGTAGCTCAATAATCTTCTCATCAAGCTCCTCTGCCGCTGGACCAATGAACTGAATCACATCTTGGTAAGAAACTTCTGGACGCCGCATAAATTCTTTGGCAGTTACCGCATCTGTCAGAGGCTTAAAGCCAAGCTCTTCTACCTTGGCATTGGTTTCCTTGACAGGCTTCAGCTTGATAGATTCCAAACGCTTCATTTCATTGTCAAATCGATTCTTTTTAATCTCGAAACGAGCCCAGCGCTCATCATCTACCAGACCTATTTCTCGGCCAATCTCTGTCAAACGCATATCAGCATTGTCATGGCGGAGAATCAAACGGTACTCCGCTCGGCTAGTCAAGAGTCGATATGGTTCTACGGTTCCCTTGGTCACCAAATCATCAATCATGACTCCAATGTAACCATCACTACGCTTCAAGATTAACTCCGGCTTACCTTGGATTTTCAAGGCCGCATTAATCCCAGCGATAATCCCTTGACCTGCAGCTTCTTCATAGCCAGAAGTCCCATTGGTCTGACCTGCTGTAAAGAGTCCAGAAATTTTCTTGGTTTCCAAGGTTGCCCGCAACTGGTGGGGCATAATCATATCGTACTCAATGGCATAACCTGTCCGCATCATCTCAGCATTTTCTAGACCCTTGATAGAGTGAACCAAGTCCTTCTGTACATCTTCTGGCAGACTGGTTGACAGCCCCTGCACATAAACTTCTTCTGTATCACGACCTTCAGGCTCTAGGAAAAGCTGGTGGCGTTCTTTGTCCGCAAAACGGACGATTTTATCCTCAATAGACGGGCAATAGCGTGGCCCCACACCCTTGACTATTCCTGAAAACATAGGCGCCCGATGCAGGTTATTTTGGATGATTTCATGACTTTCCGCATTGGTATAAGTCAACCAGCAAGGAACTTGATCTTTCACATAGTCTTCATCACGAGACGTATAAGAGAAATGATTGGCCTTTTCATCACCTGGCTGAATCTCGGTCACATCATAATTGATCGATGAAGCCTTGACACGTGGAGGCGTTCCAGTCTTAAAACGACCAATTTCAAAACCTAGATCCCGCAGGTTATCAGCCAAAGGAATGGCTGCCAGACTGTGGTTAGGACCTGATGAATACTTGAGATCACCAATGATAATTTCGCCCCGCAAGGCTGTTCCCGTCGTCACAATGACGGCTTTAGCTGCAAATTCCTGATTGGTCGCTGTCTTAACCCCAATGACCTTACCATCTTCTACCAAGATTTCATTAATCATGGTTTGCCGCAAGGTCAGATTTTCTTGATTTTCGACAGTCTTACGCATTTCTTTGGAGTAGACTTCCTTATCCGCCTGCGCCCGAAGAGCCCGCACTGCAGGTCCCTTACCCGTGTTGAGCATCTTCATCTGGATATAGCTCTTGTCAATATTCTTGGCCATTTCGCCGCCCAAAGCATCTACTTCACGGACAACAATCCCTTTAGCAGACCCTCCGATAGATGGATTACAAGGCATAAAAGCCAGCATCTCAATATTAAGGGTTGCCAGCAGCACTTTACAGCCCATACGACTGGCAGCCAGAGACGCCTCAACTCCAGCGTGCCCTGCTCCAATTACGACAATATCATAACTTTCAGTAAAATTGTGTGTCATTTCTTTTTCCTTCATTTTTTCACCAAAAAAGGCCAAGTCTCCAGAAGTGCAGGACAAAAAGCCTGCAACATCCATGAGCTTTGACCATCATAGGTATTGCTTATCTTATTGTAGCAAATTGAGCGAAATTGTCAATCTAAAGCAACTAAGATTGGCGAATCGCTTCAAAAGCTTCTTTATCAATCTCGACAGATTCAGAGAATGCATCCAGAACAATCCCTCTTAATGCAAATCTCCCTCTGCCTTCAACTGCAAACAAACAATCTGTGACAGGCAGTTGCAACCAAGAAAAGTGATCATAGTATTCTTTTGGAATCTCTTGCTCGTTTGAGAAACAGGGATAGAAATAATCATCTCCCTTTTGCAGAATATCGGGTTTTAGGCGAACACCTTCTTGACCTTCGCTCTCATCCATTAGATAAGCATTGAAGGGAACCCAAACCTTAGATTGATTTAATACCTTAAATAGTGCCTCTATGGATTCTGTCGTTTTCTCATGCAAATACTGCTTCTTATAGTCAGAAAGAGTTTCAAGTCCGTCCTTCTTACCAGTCTTT
This genomic window from Streptococcus cristatus AS 1.3089 contains:
- a CDS encoding SseB family protein, with the protein product MFHFFNKKTGKKDGLETLSDYKKQYLHEKTTESIEALFKVLNQSKVWVPFNAYLMDESEGQEGVRLKPDILQKGDDYFYPCFSNEQEIPKEYYDHFSWLQLPVTDCLFAVEGRGRFALRGIVLDAFSESVEIDKEAFEAIRQS
- the mnmG gene encoding tRNA uridine-5-carboxymethylaminomethyl(34) synthesis enzyme MnmG; translated protein: MTHNFTESYDIVVIGAGHAGVEASLAASRMGCKVLLATLNIEMLAFMPCNPSIGGSAKGIVVREVDALGGEMAKNIDKSYIQMKMLNTGKGPAVRALRAQADKEVYSKEMRKTVENQENLTLRQTMINEILVEDGKVIGVKTATNQEFAAKAVIVTTGTALRGEIIIGDLKYSSGPNHSLAAIPLADNLRDLGFEIGRFKTGTPPRVKASSINYDVTEIQPGDEKANHFSYTSRDEDYVKDQVPCWLTYTNAESHEIIQNNLHRAPMFSGIVKGVGPRYCPSIEDKIVRFADKERHQLFLEPEGRDTEEVYVQGLSTSLPEDVQKDLVHSIKGLENAEMMRTGYAIEYDMIMPHQLRATLETKKISGLFTAGQTNGTSGYEEAAGQGIIAGINAALKIQGKPELILKRSDGYIGVMIDDLVTKGTVEPYRLLTSRAEYRLILRHDNADMRLTEIGREIGLVDDERWARFEIKKNRFDNEMKRLESIKLKPVKETNAKVEELGFKPLTDAVTAKEFMRRPEVSYQDVIQFIGPAAEELDEKIIELLETEIKYEGYISKALDQVEKMKRMEEKRIPANIDWDDIDSIATEARQKFKKINPETIGQASRISGVNPADISILMVYLEGKSRSISKNQAK
- a CDS encoding DHH family phosphoesterase, with product MKKIRFAPSHLAIAGVTSFIILAICLRLFGDSFAMLASLFIVLALLVGLFIQQQRMSELDELEQIRYVNHQAERSLASLLDKMPVGVIKINENSGDVDWFNPYAELIFTTDEGELDSDLLQEIIHIAASKAGSYATVGDNQYSVYFDSASSVLYFFDASNEYEATVGLVTTRPVIGIVSVDNYDDLEDAVSDSDISHVNSFVANFVAEFSDQFHMFYRRVGMDRYYLFTDYTVLEQLMDSKFSIIDQFRTEAKNRKLPLTLSMGFSYGDGKHDEIGKTALLNLNLAEVRGGDQAVVKENDETKNPVYFGGGTAASVKRTRTRTRAMMTAISDKIKSVDQVFVVGHRNLDMDALGSAVGMQLFASNIIEKAYVVYDDQQMGSDIYRSIQKLTSEGADYLLSISEAMNRVTSRSLLIMVDHSKLALTLSRELFDRFSQTIVVDHHRRDEDFPENAVIAYIESGASSASELVTELIQFQNSKKNRLNKIQASLLMAGIMLDTKKFTSRVTSRTFDVASYLRARGSDSVVIQDISSTNFEEYRAVNELILTGKKLLPNVIVAAGPENASYDTVVISKAADTMLAMSGIEATFVVSKNTEGYVSISARSRSKINVQRIMEKMGGGGHFNLAAAQVSDQTVAEVTQRLNQEIMDQVMDNEESLEKEK